The Mytilus edulis chromosome 12, xbMytEdul2.2, whole genome shotgun sequence genome contains a region encoding:
- the LOC139497125 gene encoding uncharacterized protein, which yields MELISLVKSKKESQAINLIENGVDTSCVDQDDKTALQHASTAGLVNVIISILEESVLTLDSSGKDGKTAVHLAVINKNIEVLVALVTYGANINILDKNGQSALDFALINKESNIIRLLCYFGTEVLVQDWTFFTVDLNSFDKKEQPTIKLVLNQNDRLAAMEFGSIMYKLKHIKAQSNIQYYSRLGVTLNAVTITDGFFLYIVKESTEYTNVQFMLGPNEHIFSDVFEVIAWGSKPAKIALDIKVEGRPRCNEEVLLFPIEGDVDIDIISQIDENIIDEIIETTHVSVVVNLKTASRFTIIVKEKPEIFSVSRGPASIQPVMEPDAKIEIPEGAFSSGDQLQVNISETKDWNLESIDDDISVLFTNAMDLTMVNNSQPNKPVKMKMPLHSTIPSDDNVVILSSDKESPDENDWTICEIDKRERHFVMFAANHFSIYVATSKRDPAKARRLASKAVKRERQVEFFVMVKNDLNGKLSIVVECALKTQGKNRRKYWIRKRFFKQSVEYKEYIIREHQSFRIKFTGNIETDSLTDRDQIVTFNPNKKKNSGNYRTFNLTNDTKTSTIQGEVNIELQVVVRQNDKHHTATVQTVNVKPGFFGTFCHNSIDHLEPETQASYGKEFKTELKLPVDKQTPDHAVIVMVDPSDPQCTIPVLRKNSIRRIVSTLSEENCYNLGQHLNISTNRMNKLRNEGTIRERLLPTWRPNRPNERLVYNLVEALRAIDKDEEADNIEEAFSSNMEYLD from the exons ATGGAACTCATATCGCTAGTGAAAAGTAAAAAAGAATCCCAGGCCATAAATCTCATAGAAAATGGGGTAGACACATCATGTGTTGATCAG GATGATAAAACCGCTCTCCAACATGCCAGTACAGCGGGACTTGTAAATGTGATAATTAGTATACTAGAGGAAAGCGTCCTTACGTTAGACAGTAGTGGGAAG gaTGGAAAAACAGCAGTTCATTTAGCAGTTATCAATAAGAATATAGAAGTTTTGGTTGCACTCGTAACATATGGTGCCAATATCAATATTCTTGATAAA aatGGTCAAAGCGCTTTAGATTTTGCACTGATAAATAAAGAGTCAAATATAATCAGGTTATTATGTTATTTTGGAACTGAAGTTTTGGTACAAGATTGGACATTTTTTACGGTTGATTTAAACTCGTTTGATAAAAAGGAACAACCAACTATAAAGCTGGTCCTGAATCAAAATGACAGATTAGCAGCAATGGAATTCGG GTCAATTATGTACAAGCTTAAACATATCAAAGCTCAAAGCAACATACAATATTATTCAAGGCTAGGGGTTACATTGAATGCAGTTACCATTACTGATGGATTTTTCCTATATATTGTTAAAGAATCAACAGAATATACTAATGTACAGTTCATGTTAGGGCCAAATGAACACATATTTAGCGATGTTTTTGAGGTCATAGCATGGGGTTCAAAACCCGCTAAAATTGCCTTAGATATAAAGGTTGAAGGCAGACCCAGATGTAATGAAGAGGTCTTGCTATTTCCAATAGAAGGCGATGTAGACATTGATATCATTAGTCAGATTGACGAGAATATCATTGATGAGATTATtgag ACTACACATGTGTCGGTAGTCGTCAATTTGAAGACAGCTTCCAGGTTTACTATAATAGTAAAAGAGAAACCAGAAATATTTAGTGTTTCTCGTGGACCTGCAAGCATCCAACCAGTAATGGAACCCGATGCCAAAATAGAAATACCAGAAGGTGCATTTTCCTCTGGTGATCAGTTACAAGTAAAT ATTTCGGAAACAAAAGATTGGAACCTTGAAAGCATCGATGATGATATATCTGTCTTGTTTACAAATGCCATGGACCTAACAATGGTGAATAACAGTCAACCAAACAAACCTGTCAAGATGAAAATGCCATTACACTCCACAATTCCTAGTGAcgacaatgttgtcattttgtCTTCTGACAAAGAATCTCCGGATGAAAACGACTGGACAATATGCGAAATTGATAAAAGAGAACGGCATTTCGTTATGTTTGCAGCAAACCATTTTTCAAT ATATGTTGCTACATCAAAGAGAGACCCTGCAAAAGCTAGAAGACTTGCTTCTAAAGCAGTGAAGAGAGAAAGACAAGTAGAATTTTTTGTGATGGTCAAGAACGATTTGAATGGAAAATTATCAATCGTTGTTGAATGTGCCTTAAAAACTCAAGGAAAAAACAGGAGAAAATATTGGATACGCAAACGATTTTTCAAACAATCTGTGGAATATAAAGAGTATATTATCAGAGAACATCAGTCATTCAGG ATTAAATTCACTGGAAATATTGAAACAGACAGTCTTACAGATCGGGATCAAATTGTTACATTTAAtccaaacaaaaagaaaaacagcGGAAATTATCGCACATTTAATTTAACGAATGATACCAAAACATCTACAATTCAAGGCGAGGTTAACATTGAATTGCAGGTTGTAGTGAGACAAAATGATAAGCATCACACAGCTACTGTTCAGACAGTAAATGTTAAACCTGGCTTTTTTGGAACATTTTGTCACAATTCCATTGATCACCTTGAACCTGAAACACAGGCTTCATATGGCAAAGAGTTCAAAACAGAACTAAAACTTCCTGTGGACAAACAAACTCCAG ACCATGCAGTCATTGTAATGGTTGACCCAAGTGATCCTCAGT GTACCATTCCAGTACTCAGAAAGAATTCTATTCGGCGAATAGTAAGTACCTTGAGTGAAGAGAACTGCTATAATCTTGGACAACATTTGAATATTTCTACAAACAGAATGAATAAGTTAAGAAATGAAGGAACAATAAGAGAAAGACTTCTTCCGACATGGAGACCAAATCGGCCCAACGAAAGACTAGTTTACAATCTTGTAGAAGCTTTGAGAGCAATCGATAAAGACGAAGAGGCAGATAATATCGAGGAAGCATTTTCAAGCAACATGGAATACTTAGATTAA